In the Rhodothermales bacterium genome, one interval contains:
- the typA gene encoding translational GTPase TypA, with protein MVSPVFDGLFCTLYLAPNVFSLRNIAIVAHVDHGKTTLVDAMLWQSGTFRDNQDVQERVMDSMDLEREKGITIMAKNTAVRHGEVKINIVDTPGHADFGGEVERTLRMVDGIMLLVDAAEGPLPQTRFVLTKALELNLPAIVVINKIDRQDARPQEVLSEIYDLFIDLDASDEQIEFPVIYAVARDGKCTRDADGELTDLEPLFEAIIETIPAPVGDGSASLQVLVTNVQPDPYRGPLAIGRVMQGTLQNRKPVTLCHRDESLTAASITALYVYEGLDRVEVDEAGPGNIVAVAGMTGIGLGESIADGENPTPLTPLHVDEPTMSMEFRVNDSPFSGREGKFVTSRNLRDRLMKEIANNLAIRVEETGAADRFVVFGRGELQMAILIEQMRREGYEFSVGMPQVIQKTVGGKIHEPYETALIDVAEDYMGVVVQKLGTRKGIMTKMVNHGSGRVRLEFEIPSRGLIGYRTEFMTDTKGTGILTHLFADYRPWSGDIVHRVTGALVADRTGKVTGYAAINLQDRGELFVAPTDEVYSGMIVGENGRDADLDVNITKEKKLTNMRAAAADSFEKIVPPRRMSLEESIEFIREDELIEITPQSLRMRKRYLDPHERKRHMLGKMETA; from the coding sequence CTGGTGTCGCCGGTCTTTGACGGTCTCTTTTGCACACTTTACCTGGCTCCGAACGTGTTTAGTCTGAGAAATATCGCCATCGTCGCTCATGTTGATCATGGCAAGACCACCCTGGTCGATGCCATGCTGTGGCAGAGCGGTACCTTCCGAGATAACCAGGATGTCCAGGAGCGCGTGATGGACTCGATGGATCTCGAGCGCGAAAAGGGCATCACGATCATGGCAAAGAACACGGCCGTCAGGCACGGGGAAGTCAAGATCAACATTGTCGATACGCCCGGCCATGCCGACTTCGGCGGTGAGGTGGAGCGTACCCTGCGAATGGTGGACGGCATCATGCTGCTCGTGGATGCGGCCGAGGGACCACTGCCGCAGACGCGTTTCGTGTTGACCAAGGCGCTTGAGCTGAATCTTCCTGCGATTGTCGTCATCAACAAGATCGATCGACAGGATGCACGCCCGCAGGAGGTGTTGAGCGAGATCTACGACCTGTTCATTGATCTCGATGCTTCGGATGAGCAGATCGAGTTCCCGGTGATCTATGCGGTAGCCCGTGACGGGAAATGTACTCGTGACGCGGACGGTGAGCTGACCGACCTCGAGCCGCTGTTCGAGGCGATAATCGAAACGATTCCGGCACCGGTTGGTGACGGGTCGGCGTCGCTGCAGGTGCTTGTAACGAATGTACAGCCGGACCCTTACCGTGGACCGCTGGCGATCGGTCGCGTCATGCAGGGCACGCTACAGAATCGAAAGCCGGTAACGCTGTGTCATCGCGACGAATCACTCACCGCTGCGTCGATCACGGCGCTATACGTTTACGAAGGCCTTGATCGTGTCGAGGTGGATGAGGCCGGGCCGGGAAACATCGTAGCTGTTGCCGGCATGACGGGAATCGGTCTCGGTGAGAGTATCGCGGACGGCGAGAATCCCACGCCGCTCACGCCGCTCCATGTCGACGAGCCGACCATGTCCATGGAGTTTCGTGTAAACGATTCGCCCTTCAGCGGTCGCGAGGGGAAGTTCGTTACTTCGCGTAACCTCCGGGATCGCCTGATGAAAGAGATCGCGAATAACCTCGCCATTCGTGTAGAAGAAACGGGTGCCGCCGACCGGTTTGTTGTGTTTGGTCGGGGCGAGCTCCAGATGGCCATTTTGATCGAACAGATGCGCCGCGAGGGATATGAGTTCTCGGTGGGTATGCCGCAGGTTATCCAGAAGACCGTCGGGGGCAAGATTCACGAACCGTATGAAACGGCCTTGATCGACGTTGCCGAGGATTATATGGGCGTCGTGGTCCAGAAGCTCGGCACACGCAAGGGGATCATGACGAAGATGGTGAACCATGGCTCGGGGCGGGTACGTCTCGAATTCGAAATCCCGAGTCGTGGACTGATCGGCTATCGAACAGAGTTCATGACCGACACCAAGGGAACCGGCATCCTGACGCACCTCTTCGCTGACTACCGACCGTGGTCCGGCGACATCGTACATCGTGTTACGGGGGCGCTTGTCGCTGACCGCACCGGCAAAGTGACCGGTTACGCCGCGATCAACTTGCAGGACCGGGGCGAGCTTTTCGTGGCGCCGACCGACGAAGTGTACAGCGGCATGATCGTTGGCGAGAACGGTCGGGATGCCGATCTCGACGTGAATATCACGAAGGAGAAGAAGCTGACGAACATGCGGGCGGCGGCGGCGGACTCGTTCGAGAAGATCGTGCCGCCACGACGTATGTCGCTCGAGGAGTCCATCGAGTTCATTCGAGAGGACGAGTTGATCGAGATAACTCCGCAGAGCCTGCGGAT
- a CDS encoding hemolysin III family protein translates to MLHTVTIRDGRSNVLTTSERLQTRAEEIANAVSHGIGFLAAVVAVPILIWAVVQRSDVAGLVGVCVFGAATLLLYLTSTLYHALPHSRAKRVLRVFDHMAIFLMIAGSYTPFTLGVLRGGWGWALFGTIWSLALAGIILKLLFGARYPIVSNAVYLGMGWLVVVAIKPLWSVLPGWGFFWLAAGGIAYTVGVFFYARDQVPFGHFVWHLFVLAGSACHFVAIYLYAV, encoded by the coding sequence TTGCTTCACACTGTCACAATCCGGGACGGCCGGTCGAACGTGCTTACTACTTCGGAAAGATTACAGACGCGGGCCGAGGAAATCGCCAACGCGGTCAGTCACGGCATTGGTTTTCTGGCGGCTGTGGTTGCAGTTCCGATTCTGATCTGGGCCGTCGTGCAAAGGAGTGATGTGGCGGGTCTCGTAGGAGTGTGTGTGTTTGGCGCTGCCACGCTGCTGCTGTATCTCACGTCGACGCTTTATCACGCGCTGCCGCACAGCCGGGCCAAGCGTGTGCTTCGCGTGTTCGATCACATGGCGATTTTCCTGATGATCGCTGGCAGCTACACGCCGTTTACGCTGGGTGTGCTTCGGGGCGGCTGGGGTTGGGCCTTGTTCGGCACGATCTGGAGCCTGGCCCTGGCCGGAATTATTCTGAAGCTGCTTTTCGGAGCGCGTTATCCCATCGTCTCGAATGCAGTGTATCTCGGCATGGGCTGGTTGGTCGTAGTGGCGATCAAGCCTCTGTGGTCGGTGTTGCCGGGTTGGGGGTTCTTCTGGCTCGCAGCGGGTGGAATCGCATACACGGTTGGCGTCTTCTTCTATGCGAGAGATCAAGTTCCTTTCGGTCACTTTGTCTGGCACCTCTTTGTTCTGGCTGGCTCGGCGTGCCATTTCGTGGCCATTTACCTGTATGCCGTGTAG
- a CDS encoding cellulase family glycosylhydrolase: protein MNRSVSLLLVLLFAGCGADPIDDNTDDPAFDYPSLKALAPYGVGVAFKSELIPFVDHRENVVYTFDQLTAEWEMKMNPMSVGPNQYDWDGADALVAFATANGMKVHGHALLWHSTVPAWLENFAGTDTQFEDAVRTYITTVVQRYKDSVVSWDVVNEAFEDNSGALRNSVFRRRMGPDYIAKVFAFAHDADPDALLLYNDYGLTWDAAKRSAAFQMVDDLQSRGVPIHGVGLQMHITYSFPAMSDIVSTMNEIVQRDLQVHISELDIRINPDGDLSAPTSAREAAQRVRTRQVIEAFNALPSDKRFAVTVWGVRHSESWLIDFWGNPEWPLLFDDNFVPGPAHNGFVDAL, encoded by the coding sequence ATGAACCGGTCGGTCAGTCTCTTACTTGTCTTGCTGTTCGCGGGCTGCGGCGCGGATCCGATCGACGATAATACCGATGATCCAGCCTTCGATTATCCATCCCTGAAAGCGCTGGCGCCGTACGGGGTCGGGGTCGCATTCAAGTCCGAACTGATCCCGTTTGTTGATCATCGCGAGAATGTGGTCTACACGTTCGATCAACTCACGGCAGAGTGGGAAATGAAGATGAACCCGATGTCCGTCGGGCCGAATCAGTATGACTGGGATGGTGCCGATGCGCTCGTCGCGTTCGCCACTGCGAACGGGATGAAGGTTCACGGTCACGCGCTGCTGTGGCATTCGACGGTGCCGGCGTGGCTTGAGAATTTTGCGGGCACGGATACGCAGTTTGAGGATGCGGTTCGCACATACATCACCACGGTTGTTCAACGTTACAAGGATTCGGTGGTAAGCTGGGACGTCGTCAATGAGGCGTTTGAGGACAATTCCGGCGCGTTGCGCAACAGCGTGTTCCGACGCCGCATGGGTCCGGACTATATCGCCAAGGTCTTTGCGTTCGCTCATGATGCGGATCCGGACGCCCTGCTCTTATACAACGACTACGGACTGACGTGGGACGCTGCAAAACGAAGTGCCGCGTTTCAGATGGTCGATGACCTGCAATCCCGAGGTGTTCCGATCCACGGAGTAGGCTTGCAGATGCACATCACCTATTCGTTCCCTGCGATGTCGGACATTGTGAGCACCATGAATGAAATCGTGCAGCGAGATCTCCAGGTTCACATTTCAGAGCTTGACATCCGTATCAATCCTGATGGCGATCTGTCTGCTCCAACCTCCGCGCGTGAAGCGGCGCAGAGAGTTCGCACGCGCCAGGTGATCGAGGCCTTCAATGCGCTACCGTCAGACAAGCGTTTCGCGGTGACGGTGTGGGGTGTTCGGCATTCGGAGAGCTGGCTGATAGACTTCTGGGGTAATCCGGAGTGGCCGTTGCTCTTCGACGACAACTTCGTTCCAGGCCCGGCGCACAACGGATTCGTTGACGCGCTCTGA
- a CDS encoding zinc ribbon domain-containing protein — MPTYEYACRDCGTPFELKATIAEYESGLDTSCPLCESGETDRKFSAAFVGSGSSSQPVSAGPSCGCGMGGCGQH, encoded by the coding sequence ATGCCCACATACGAATACGCCTGCAGAGATTGCGGGACGCCCTTCGAATTGAAGGCTACCATTGCTGAATATGAGTCGGGACTAGATACGAGTTGCCCACTCTGTGAGTCCGGGGAGACAGATCGCAAGTTCTCAGCCGCATTCGTTGGATCAGGCTCATCGTCGCAGCCGGTGTCGGCAGGGCCATCCTGCGGCTGCGGGATGGGCGGGTGCGGCCAGCACTGA